The Candidatus Aminicenantes bacterium genome includes a region encoding these proteins:
- a CDS encoding DUF4838 domain-containing protein, producing MMLRSGARSVFALIAFAFAASGLFAGGPRGQAAVPGFALVRDGRPACVIALPPGASAADRRAAEILRESVRRMTGAELPIVDKAKPVPDGEIWIGYGLGVYPDSFRPAAARLKPGGYLDVVSNRAVYILSGGGKGSIYGVVHLLEKYFGCRKYSPTADFFPVSASLALGRVFDLDNPANDFRCVNGDFVQDPDYRDWLRLDGTEEMFAKGYYVHTFNRLLPWAEFFADHPDYYALMNGKRIIDQLCPSRPEVFDLLADRLAKEMAAQPDQKVWSVSQNDNSSYCRCPDCLKIIAEEGTPAGPILRLVNRLAARFPDKIISTLAYQFSRPAPRVTKPAANVQIMLCTIELNRSLPIAEDPSSASFVRDIEDWSRLTKNLYLWDYTVDFAHQVSPFPNLHVLQPNLRFFARNGARQHFQQTNTSPGHEFSELKGWILAKLLWNPDLDVDAAINDFLAGYYGTAAPFIRHIIDSYREALAVSGAKLDIYEPPNAHAEGFLSAERVAVYDAVFDLAEKAVAADPERLRRVRAARLPLQYAELEIGKADMFGPRGFYAEDQGRFEPRPEKGRLLDAFFTACLDAGVRSLNESGLAPKAYYDAVRRFIDVQVEGNLAFRRKVEADPAPAAKYGRGDLALLTNGVRGAGDYKVHWLGWEAADFSLRLDLGEVRRVRSIALSTLYDPKSWIFHPRRVTCEASADGAEWRPIGVTEIDGDQRSEALIRNFEWIVDLAGVRFIRFRVEGTKANPSWHPSAGGASWVFVDEIVVR from the coding sequence ATGATGCTTCGATCCGGAGCCCGCTCGGTTTTCGCCCTCATCGCTTTCGCGTTTGCCGCCTCCGGCCTTTTCGCGGGCGGGCCGCGCGGCCAAGCCGCGGTCCCGGGATTCGCTCTGGTCCGGGACGGCCGCCCCGCTTGTGTCATCGCCCTGCCGCCGGGCGCCTCGGCCGCGGATCGGCGGGCGGCGGAGATCCTGCGGGAGTCCGTGCGCCGGATGACGGGGGCGGAGCTTCCGATCGTCGACAAGGCCAAGCCCGTCCCGGACGGCGAGATATGGATCGGGTACGGGCTGGGCGTCTATCCCGATTCCTTCCGTCCGGCCGCCGCCAGGCTGAAACCCGGAGGATACCTCGATGTCGTCTCCAACCGGGCCGTTTACATCCTCTCGGGCGGCGGCAAGGGCTCGATCTACGGCGTCGTTCATCTTCTGGAAAAATATTTCGGCTGCCGCAAATACAGCCCGACGGCCGACTTTTTCCCCGTTTCCGCGTCGCTGGCCTTGGGGCGCGTCTTCGATCTGGACAATCCGGCCAACGATTTTCGCTGCGTCAACGGCGACTTTGTCCAAGACCCAGACTATAGGGACTGGCTGCGGCTGGACGGAACCGAGGAGATGTTCGCCAAGGGCTATTATGTCCACACCTTCAACCGGCTTCTGCCTTGGGCCGAGTTCTTCGCCGATCATCCCGACTATTACGCCCTGATGAACGGCAAGCGCATTATCGACCAGCTCTGCCCCTCGCGGCCCGAAGTCTTCGACCTTCTGGCGGATCGGCTGGCGAAGGAGATGGCCGCCCAACCCGACCAGAAGGTCTGGTCGGTCAGCCAGAACGACAATTCTTCCTACTGCCGGTGCCCGGACTGCCTGAAAATCATCGCCGAAGAGGGGACGCCGGCCGGCCCGATCCTGAGGCTCGTCAACCGCCTGGCGGCCCGCTTCCCGGACAAGATCATCTCGACTCTGGCTTATCAGTTCTCCCGGCCCGCGCCCAGGGTGACGAAGCCGGCGGCCAACGTCCAGATCATGCTCTGCACGATCGAGCTTAATCGCAGCCTGCCGATCGCCGAGGATCCCTCCAGCGCCTCCTTCGTCCGCGACATAGAAGATTGGAGCCGGTTGACGAAGAATCTCTATCTCTGGGATTACACCGTCGATTTCGCCCACCAAGTCTCGCCCTTTCCCAACCTCCACGTCCTGCAGCCCAATCTGCGCTTCTTTGCCCGCAACGGCGCCCGGCAGCACTTTCAGCAGACCAACACCTCGCCGGGGCACGAGTTTTCGGAGCTCAAGGGTTGGATCCTGGCGAAGCTCCTCTGGAACCCCGACCTGGACGTCGACGCGGCGATCAACGATTTTCTGGCCGGGTATTACGGGACCGCGGCGCCTTTCATCCGCCACATCATCGATTCCTATCGGGAGGCCCTGGCCGTCTCGGGCGCCAAGCTCGACATCTATGAGCCGCCCAACGCCCACGCCGAAGGCTTTCTCTCGGCCGAGAGGGTCGCCGTCTACGACGCCGTCTTCGACCTGGCCGAGAAGGCCGTCGCTGCAGATCCCGAGCGCCTCCGCCGCGTCCGTGCCGCCCGGCTCCCGCTCCAATACGCCGAGCTCGAGATCGGCAAGGCCGACATGTTCGGCCCGCGCGGATTCTATGCCGAGGACCAGGGCCGGTTCGAGCCGCGGCCGGAGAAGGGCCGCCTTTTAGACGCCTTCTTCACCGCCTGCCTAGATGCCGGGGTGCGCAGCCTCAACGAGTCGGGCCTGGCCCCCAAGGCCTATTACGACGCCGTCCGCCGGTTCATCGACGTCCAAGTCGAGGGCAACCTGGCTTTTCGCCGCAAGGTCGAGGCCGATCCGGCCCCGGCGGCCAAATACGGCCGCGGCGACCTGGCTTTGCTCACCAACGGGGTGCGGGGGGCGGGCGATTATAAAGTTCATTGGCTGGGCTGGGAGGCGGCCGATTTCAGCCTCCGTCTGGACTTGGGCGAGGTGCGCCGGGTCCGTTCCATCGCCTTGAGCACACTCTACGACCCGAAAAGCTGGATCTTCCATCCCCGCCGGGTGACTTGCGAGGCGTCCGCGGACGGGGCCGAATGGCGGCCGATCGGCGTCACGGAGATCGACGGCGACCAACGGAGCGAGGCCTTGATCCGGAATTTCGAATGGATCGTGGACTTGGCCGGCGTCCGGTTCATCCGGTTCCGGGTCGAGGGAACCAAGGCCAATCCGAGCTGGCACCCTTCGGCCGGGGGCGCGTCCTGGGTCTTCGTCGACGAGATCGTCGTGCGATAG